The following are from one region of the Molothrus aeneus isolate 106 chromosome 7, BPBGC_Maene_1.0, whole genome shotgun sequence genome:
- the FASTKD1 gene encoding FAST kinase domain-containing protein 1, mitochondrial, whose translation MLCLRQVCLLTLRRYQARALCSDLLLSQINGCTHEDEVFNLVGRNKARLSEKHVGIALSMLWQLQKKRPFLSRTSDYVRNHSQFLTLCILAENKVELMEDEVIVDTLYSILRLNVEDHVSLTKVLVTEAWKRLERLSLPCLSKFALCLYKQHRHFSPIIGQVAHIVDMKLDSIQDIRILSVLMISISEVITESFRDRLLHKAEQLLEEEHELHFNYARRILQFLQNVQLRHHPVLEKCNRIFLKSASLLDIHSINHIFGLYEQLGFGSAEFRLIAKQLLSEAIDDYYDPETFAKLFFSLGPLAGSKVRERLLITAVNMAEEFSSHQILLILKTMRKMKCRNSRLLKKMASVLHRHLDSYHVLQLVKLTQYLVVLHCQDLELFAKLKMLLLGYLKSSVIPADTAAVIRVLAMLPSFQVEETIINKAAAVLPQCRLHHLNCIATALVKWNHHGQFHWQNSSELCAKLLQKLNDCAFQRLQKANNLNLLLEELPYVNGEWFEEVLNEEALAMCQHLIDQITWANVLPLSFFLIKSEHRCPALFDRIASVTVENIDKILTSEIYFILFLFSALNYDPPDNEEFFRSCIQHLTSNLSHLENYHLVLLGHVLAMAGYFPPVLITTIFNISFLSKLDAQLKVLPDTVKQRVHSSLMKLNRAVCLECPEFHIPWFHEPYCQRVFHNSMSQINPQRQHIHRMLTEILGGSHYSRVSVLTPYYYEIDFECVLDVNKKPLSYVAQNIALGGVGGIPLRHDIKDEGRKALPPGAQRIALEFLDSKAFSKDYSHHLKGEPAVKKRHLEMLGYRVVQIPHFEWNSMVLSTKSEQLEYLRQQLYGIQ comes from the exons ATGCTTTGTTTGAGGCAGGTTTGCTTGCTCACACTGAGGCGTTACCAAGCTCGGGCTCTGTGTAGTGATCTGCTTCTGAGCCAGATAAACGGCTGCACCCATGAAGATGAAGTGTTCAACCTTGTTGGAAGAAACAAGGCCAGACTTTCTGAAAAGCATGTGGGAATTGCATTGAGCATGCTGTGGCAATTGCAAAAGAAGAGGCCCTTTCTCTCAAGGACTAGTGACTATGTAAGAAATCACTCCCAGTTTCTCACCCTTTGCATTTTGGCAGAAAACAAGGTGGAACTCATGGAAGATGAGGTGATAGTGGACACCTTATATAGCATCCTGAG GCTCAATGTTGAAGACCACGTTTCTCTAACAAAAGTGCTTGTTACAGAAGCATGGAAAAGATTAGAAAG GCTTAGCTTGCCTTGTCTGTCTAAATTCGCTCTGTGCTTATACAAGCAGCACAGGCACTTCAGTCCCATAATTGGCCAAGTAGCTCATATTGTGGACATGAAACTGGATTCTATACAGGATATAAG gATCTTGTCAGTTTTGATGATCAGCATATCTGAAGTTATCACAGAGAGTTTTCGAGATCGATTACTACACAAGGCTGAACAGCTGTTAGAAGAAGAGCATGAACTCCACTTCAACTATGCCAGAAGAATACTACAGTTTCTCCAAAATGTTCAACTGAGACATCATCCAGTGCTAGAAAAATGCAACAGGATTTTCCTTAAAAGTGCCTCCCTTCTTGATATACACAGTATTAATCATATTTTTGGACTGTATGAGCAGCTGGGTTTTGGCAGTGCTGAATTTCGCTTGATTGCTAAACAGCTGCTATCTGAAGCTATAGATGATTATTATGATCCTGAAAcatttgcaaaattatttttttctcttgggcCTTTGGCAGGATCTAAGGTTAGAGAAAG GTTGCTGATAACTGCAGTAAACATGGCAGAGGAATTTAGCAGTCACCAAATATTGCTGATACTGAAAACTATGcggaaaatgaaatgcagaaattctCGTCTACTCAAAAA GATGGCTTCTGTTCTGCACAGACACTTGGACAGCTATCATGTATTACAGTTGGTAAAGTTAACGCAGTACTTGGTGGTGTTGCATTGCCAGGATCTGGAGCTGTTTGCCAAACTAAAAATGTTACTATTAGG TTATTTAAAATCTAGTGTGATACCTGCTGATACTGCAGCTGTAATTCGTGTTCTGGCCATGCTTCCTTCTTTCCAAGTGGAGGAAACGATTataaacaaagcagcagcagttttgcCTCAATGCAGACTCCATCATTTGAATTGCATTGCTACAGCTCTTGTCAAGTGGAATCATCATGGCCAGTTTCACTGGCAaaacagctctgagctgtgtgcCAAGCTTCTGCAAAAACTCAATGACTGTGCCTTTCAGAGGCTTCAGAAAGCCAACAACTTAAATCTTCTGCTGGAAGAGCTTCCATATGTGAATGGAGAGTGGTTTGAAGAAGTCCTGAATGAAGAAGCTCTGGCCATGTGTCAGCACTTGATAGATCAAATAACATGGGCAAATGTTTTAcccttgtctttttttctcataaaatcAGAGCACCGTTGTCCTGCGTTATTTGACAGAATCGCGTCTGTGACTGTTGAAAATATAGACAAG attctcaCCTCTGAAATCTATtttattctcttccttttctctgctttgaaTTATGACCCTCCTGACAATGAAGAATTCTTTAGGAGTTGTATCCAACATCTTACTTCTAACTTGA GTCATCTTGAAAATTATCACTTGGTGCTGCTTGGTCATGTTTTGGCAATGGCTGGGTATTTTCCTCCAGTTCTGATAACAAccatatttaatatttctttcctaAGCAAACTGGATGCTCAACTTAAAG tgctGCCTGATACGGTGAAGCAGAGGGTCCACTCGAGCCTCATGAAATTGAACAGAGCAGTCTGTCTGGAATGCCCAGAGTTTCACATCCCTTGGTTTCATGAGCCATACTGCCAACGTGTCTTTCATAACA GCATGAGCCAAATAAATCCACAGCGACAGCATATTCACAGAATGCTGACAGAGATCTTAGGAGGGAGCCATTACTCAAGAGTATCTGTTCTCACACCGTACTACTATGAAATAG ATTTTGAGTGTGTCCTGGATGTAAATAAAAAGCCTCTTTCCTATGTGGCTCAGAATATAGCTTTGGGTGGTGTGGGGGGAATACCCTTGAGACATGACATCAAGGATGAAGGGAGAAAGGCTCTGCCACCAGGAGCTCAAAG AATTGCTTTGGAATTTCTTGATTCAAAAGCTTTTAGCAAAGATTATTCACATCATCTGAAAGGAGAACCTGCAGTGAAAAAGCGACACCTGGAAATGCTGGGGTACCGAGTCGTTCAG ATTCCTCACTTCGAATGGAATTCTATGGTTCTGTCAACAAAAAGTGAACAGCTGGAATACCTGAGACAGCAGCTGTATGGAATACAGTGA